In one window of Gossypium arboreum isolate Shixiya-1 chromosome 4, ASM2569848v2, whole genome shotgun sequence DNA:
- the LOC108457750 gene encoding BTB/POZ domain-containing protein At3g05675 gives MDAPSKIGDRSTSDVVVRLRTLEGRDEWIYCHSDILVEKSKYFADRLSDNWPTCQILDSRNCVEVYCQELDFDHHVNVLRLFYVVIDGSVDDLWNGVKNALGVLQVGIQLGCPQIVTACVNYLEAVPWEESEEEEILRIIPGMGSEVEPILARLQPVNLSAIRGIFISTLRFALSSPPSLMNDLKSSAQEQLEYMVTEDDDSPLLIADDDIKSEVKDCVGRLFSRFNNLLEVYLCEPAESFDEAEKMTLFQSYLADFSWACQLLSKLEIMRVLVNSWVDASDKIVAIMQSSPTVEMIGIKLKVVEVVAKVLESIGYGTVILPTTKRLHMVKIWLPFVRITKPLIDSVMTSDDDSLEFKIDGELWQSLESTFVSIILALPSVNQAEILTEWLENEHIRYPDLTEAFEVWCYRSKVANRRLALIEGGHCAL, from the coding sequence ATGGATGCTCCAAGCAAAATTGGTGATCGATCAACCAGTGATGTTGTTGTCAGGCTACGAACTCTAGAAGGGCGTGATGAGTGGATATATTGTCACTCTGACATCCTTGTAGAGAAGAGCAAATATTTTGCTGACCGCCTCTCTGACAATTGGCCAACATGTCAGATCCTAGACTCGCGCAACTGTGTTGAAGTATACTGCCAGGAATTAGACTTTGATCACCATGTCAATGTTCTACGCCTTTTCTACGTTGTTATAGATGGTTCAGTTGATGACTTGTGGAACGGTGTGAAAAATGCTCTTGGCGTTCTCCAAGTAGGCATTCAACTCGGCTGCCCACAAATCGTAACTGCTTGTGTGAACTACTTGGAAGCTGTCCCTTGGGAAGAGTCTGAGGAGGAGGAGATTTTAAGAATCATACCTGGCATGGGTTCTGAAGTGGAGCCAATTCTTGCCCGTCTCCAACCAGTTAATCTATCAGCAATACGTGGGATATTTATCTCAACTCTTCGATTTGCGTTGTCATCGCCACCTTCTCTGATGAATGATCTTAAATCTTCGGCTCAAGAGCAGCTTGAGTACATGGTAACTGAAGATGACGATTCCCCTCTATTAATTGCTGATGATGATATCAAATCTGAGGTCAAAGATTGTGTTGGGAGACTATTTTCTAGATTTAACAATCTGCTAGAAGTGTATTTATGTGAGCCCGCTGAATCATTTGATGAGGCAGAAAAGATGACATTATTTCAGTCCTATCTGGCAGACTTTTCATGGGCTTGTCAGCTGTTGTCAAAGTTGGAAATAATGAGGGTATTAGTTAACAGTTGGGTGGATGCATCCGATAAAATAGTGGCGATAATGCAATCAAGTCCCACAGTTGAAATGATTGGGATAAAGCTGAAGGTTGTTGAGGTTGTGGCGAAAGTTCTGGAATCAATCGGGTATGGCACTGTTATTCTGCCAACCACTAAACGGCTTCACATGGTGAAAATCTGGCTTCCATTTGTGCGGATTACAAAACCTTTGATTGATTCTGTTATGACTAGTGATGATGATTCTTTGGAATTTAAAATAGACGGTGAACTTTGGCAATCATTGGAATCAACATTTGTTTCCATAATTCTGGCGTTGCCATCTGTGAACCAAGCAGAGATTTTGACTGAATGGTTAGAAAATGAGCATATACGGTATCCTGATCTAACCGAGGCATTTGAGGTGTGGTGTTACAGGTCCAAGGTAGCTAACCGAAGGCTGGCATTGATAGAGGGTGGCCATTGTGCACTTTGA
- the LOC108460771 gene encoding BEL1-like homeodomain protein 1, translated as MSTYFHGNPEIQASTDGLQTLVLMNPAYVQYSDTPPPPPANNLLFFNPNSLSPPQTQQLVGIPLPATSAANQGPTSHDISPLHGLVQRVHYNLYNPIDPSGSARETPRSQQGLSLTLSSQQQPGYGSQAQAVSGGSASSGSGVHNRVSGVQSVFLSSKYLKAAQELLDEVVNVNTTGITKSELLAKKGGGGNNHSNSSSKAVGESSVVAGDGSGGGEAGEKHPAELTTAEKQEIQMKKAKLINMLDEVEQRYRQYHHQMQIVTSSFEQAAGIGSAKTYTALALKTISKQFRCLKDAISDQIRAANKSLGEEEDGVGGAAKIEGSRLKFVDHHLRQQRALQQLGMIQHNAWRPQRGLPERSVSVLRAWLFEHFLHPYPKDSDKHMLAKQTGLTRSQVSNWFINARVRLWKPMVEEMYLEEIKEQEQNGTSDDKTSKTENHEDSASKSTAPSCQNPGENQKVSLMSISTASTSPLAGNAHQQSRFSLIGSSELEGINQGSPKKPRSNELLQSPSSVPSMNMDMNQSEASNEVSMKFSKDGYSFMGTNTDFMGGLGQYPIGEIGRFDAEQFAPRFPGNGVSLTLGLPHCENLSLSGTHQNFLPNQTMQMGRRLDIDEPNEFGAINPPTPHSSAAYESINLQNRKRFVAQLLPDFVA; from the exons ATGTCGACGTACTTTCATGGGAACCCTGAAATCCAAGCAAGTACTGACGGCCTTCAAACCCTTGTACTTATGAACCCTGCCTATGTTCAGTATTCCGATACCCCTCCACCACCTCCGGCCAACAACCTCCTTTTCTTCAACCCTAACTCCCTCTCTCCGCCCCAAACTCAGCAACTCGTCGGCATCCCCCTCCCCGCTACCTCAGCCGCCAATCAAGGCCCTACCTCACACGATATCTCCCCCTTGCATGGCCTCGTCCAGCGCGTCCATTACAACTTGTACAACCCTATTGACCCTTCCGGATCGGCGCGTGAAACTCCTCGCTCTCAACAAGGACTCTCTTTGACCCTTTCTTCCCAGCAGCAGCCGGGTTATGGATCGCAGGCTCAAGCAGTTTCAGGTGGGTCGGCTTCTTCAGGTTCAGGCGTGCACAATAGGGTGTCGGGTGTGCAAAGTGTGTTTTTGAGCTCTAAATACTTGAAGGCTGCTCAAGAGCTTCTTGATGAGGTTGTTAATGTTAACACTACTGGGATTACAAAGAGTGAATTATTGGCTAAGAAGGGTGGTGGTGGAAATAATCATAGCAATAGCAGTAGTAAGGCTGTGGGAGAGTCGTCGGTGGTGGCCGGGGATGGCTCTGGTGGTGGGGAGGCAGGTGAGAAACACCCCGCAGAGCTGACCACGGCTGAGAAACAGGAAATTCAGATGAAGAAAGCAAAGCTAATTAACATGCTTGATGAG gtGGAACAAAGGTATAGGCAATACCATCATCAGATGCAGATTGTAACATCCTCATTTGAGCAAGCAGCTGGCATTGGGTCTGCAAAAACATACACAGCTCTTGCATTAAAGactatttcaaagcaatttcggTGTTTGAAAGATGCAATATCTGACCAAATCCGAGCAGCCAACAAGAGTTTAGGGGAAGAAGAAGATGGTGTAGGCGGAGCAGCCAAAATCGAGGGATCCAGACTTAAGTTCGTGGATCATCATCTTCGACAGCAAAGGGCACTTCAGCAGTTGGGAATGATCCAGCACAATGCTTGGAGACCCCAAAGAGGATTGCCTGAAAGATCAGTTTCTGTTCTTCGAGCTTGGCTCTTCGAACACTTCCTTCACCC GTATCCTAAAGATTCAGACAAACACATGCTTGCAAAACAAACAGGGCTCACTAGGAGTCAG GTGTCTAACTGGTTCATAAATGCCCGAGTTCGGCTATGGAAGCCAATGGTGGAAGAGATGTATTTAGAGGAAATCAAGGAGCAAGAACAGAATGGTACTTCAGATGACAAAACAAGCAAGACCGAAAACCATGAAGATTCAGCCTCCAAATCCACAGCTCCAAGCTGCCAAAATCCTGGGGAGAACCAGAAAGTTTCATTAATGTCCATTTCCACTGCTTCAACGTCTCCCCTTGCAGGAAATGCACACCAGCAGTCGCGTTTCTCCCTCATTGGATCATCCGAATTAGAAGGGATCAACCAAGGAAGTCCAAAGAAACCAAGGAGCAATGAACTGTTGCAGTCCCCATCTAGTGTCCCATCCATGAACATGGACATGAATCAAAGTGAGGCAAGCAATGAGGTTTCCATGAAGTTCAGCAAAGATGGGTACTCATTCATGGGGACCAACACCGATTTCATGGGAGGTTTAGGGCAGTATCCTATCGGAGAAATCGGACGGTTCGATGCAGAACAGTTCGCTCCTAGGTTTCCTGGTAATGGTGTTTCCCTCACACTCGGTCTTCCGCACTGTGAAAACCTTTCCTTATCTGGAACCCATCAGAACTTTCTCCCAAACCAAACAATGCAAATGGGGAGAAGGCTAGACATTGATGAACCAAATGAGTTTGGTGCCATAAACCCTCCCACACCTCATTCTTCGGCTGCGTATGAAAGCATCAACCTTCAGAACAGAAAAAGGTTTGTAGCCCAATTATTACCTGACTTCGTCGCCTGA